Below is a window of Quercus robur chromosome 6, dhQueRobu3.1, whole genome shotgun sequence DNA.
TAGGCAGCCTAATCTGGCCTTTCGGAGTAATAATTTTCCCTTCGAAACTCACCAAAGGGGAGTCATATGCTGTCAGGTCTTCTAGTCGCAGCTTtagccccttatacaagtcGGGGTACATTACCTCCACGGCACTACCTTGATCGACTAGCACCCTCCTCACGTCATATCCCCTAATCCTGAGTGTGACGACTAGAGCATCGTCATGGGGCTGGATGGTTCCAACTTTATCCTCATTCGAGAATCCGAGTATGGGCAAGGCCATCCCTTTAGCCCTCTTAGACTCCCGGTCGTCAGTTTCAACGGGGAGTCGGGCCATTGACATCACTCTGAAAGGATGGGAGCCAGTTCTTCTTGGagcggcaagaatgacatttatcgtgctaATGGGCAGTCTCAATGTGCTTTGCCTTGCCTCGACACTCATTTGCTCCTGCCGTCCAACAGGATGATGCAAGAGGTGTCTCAGCTTTCCCTTTCGGACCAGCCGATCCAAGTGGTTTTACAGATTTCTACAGTCATCGGTGGTATGGCCCGGTTCTTGGTGATATTCGCAATATaggttctggttacgtttcGCAGGGTCACATGCCATCCTACTTGGCCATTGAAAGAACGATTCGTTCTTCACTTTCTCTAGGATCTTATGtaatggttctcggaacacagcatggACTGCCTGTGCCCCGATGGATCTAGACTGCTCCGAGTAATCCCTTCTCGACCGGTTACTGTTGTTcaagcggtccgacctgaagtccctcctcttctgagggacaaccttcgcgTTGCCCTTTCCCGTTTGTTGGTCCTCTTCGACTCTCTTGTACTTGTCGATTTGGTCCATGAGTTAGCGCACGCTAGTGATCGGTTTCCCAGTCAAGGACTTTCTTAAACCGTGCTCTGTCGGCAGGCCCCTCTTGAATGTTTTGATGGCAACGTCATCGTAATTTCCCTCTATCtcgttatacatctcccaatacctatccgagtaggccttcagggtctctccttctcgcatggacaaggACAAGAGGGAATCTAagggccgaggaaccctgctaCTCGTTATGAAGCGAGAACCGAAAGCGTGCATTAGCTGCTTAAAAGAATTTATGGATTTTGGCTTGAGGctgtcaaaccatctcatcgccatagGTCCCAAACTGGACGGaaacactttgcacatcaatGCCTCGTCCCTGGAATGGACGGTCATCCTCTGGTTAAACTGGCTTACGTGCTCTACAAGGTCAATCCGACCATTATATATGGCAAAAGTGGGTTGgtggaaccgccgaggaagctcAGCCCCCTTTATCCTGCGCATGAAGGGTGACTGAAAGATGCAGTCCAGGGCCTTACTCATGGCGTCGTTTGCTAGGCCCTTGTAAGACGGGCTTTTGTGGCCGTGTTTGTGAGGttgctcttcctcataggagaagGTTTCACTTGGCGGGGTTCTCGATCTTTGCCTATACTCATTGTCCTCCTCATCGCTAGTGTTCGGACTGAGGGAAGGACGCCTTCATTGCGCTCGGCACAACTTCTTCTTCAAGTCGTCGATTTCTTGCTGTAGAGCCCTATTATCGTCCCGCTTTGGGGATGCGTGACAtttccctttcgagcgacttCTGCTCATGTGGGAGGTATTTACGCTACCCTCTCGTCGCTTGTCTTGATCTCTTTCCCGTTCGAGGTTCAAAAAGTTGTCCTACCGTTGGGAGTCTGTGTGTCCCGTTTGGCACAAACCTGATCCTTACATCTCTAATGGTCTCACTTGCTGAGGCACAAGTTCTTCCCatagacgacgccaattgtagggtcacaattcaAGGCCCAGGCCCAACAGATATGTGGTTCTGGCCTAAggagcccaaaacaatgaatttatagagtgTGGGCTACAGAAATAGGCCTTAACGAAGTGTATACTAGCTAAAATTGGGCCATGCAATAATTGAAAGTAAGAAAATCTCCTTCATGTCCATTAGATAttcagtccgaggagacgtGGAGGATGTATATCGGTCTCTGCTCAAAGGCTATGGTTCTAGCACTGTTCTTCTGTTctaagttcattttttttcgtccccttcttcatggggactccCTTTTCTTATATAGTCCTCTTGAAGTCATCAGGGTCTTACACTtattgatcatctggaccttcacttgagtgcctgtcccatcggacatccccccatctttctgtgagttgtggtagccaaggcaacactgttcacaagtcctctccacattaatgcggccagaaaagtagctgtcatgcatttaatgtggcagctgcagCCTCGCCCTTGGCATCCTACGCTTTCTTCCTTCTTACAGGCTTGTGGGACTCATCCTTGTTACTAATGCTCGTTGGGGTGGGTCCTTCTAGAAGGCAGAatgcatgtttgagccatatttggtacgtccgaggagacatttctcctcagACCGCCTTTTAAACATCTTCAGGCCCACAAGAATTGGGCCAGGAGCCCTTTTGGCATCCACGtcttctcctcggacgtggtcgAATTTTCCATACAGAACTcaaggcccattgtatgatcTTAGACCTTTGCCCCTATAGAAATAAAGCACCAAAATTATAGGAGGAGGAAACTCCTACTCTTCCATTTTAGAAATCCAATACTCTATTAAAAAACCAAAGCATGACTAGAAACAGAAACCGAGACCAAGCTCCTCCTCCACGGGACTATCCAGAGAATCCATATACAGAATACCCAATGAATGACCAACTTGCTAATTCATGGAAGTGAATGAGAAGGTTTTGAtgcttttattatatattgtcTTGGCATGTGAAAAAAGGATTGTGGTACATCAGGGAGTCCTAGCTAAGGAAAGAATATGATTTAGGAGGCCATGGGTTCGACACAA
It encodes the following:
- the LOC126690031 gene encoding uncharacterized protein LOC126690031; the protein is MSVEARQSTLRLPISTINVILAAPRRTGSHPFRVMSMARLPVETDDRESKRAKGMALPILGFSNEDKVGTIQPHDDALVVTLRIRGYDVRRVLVDQGSAVEVMYPDLYKGLKLRLEDLTAYDSPLVSFEGKIITPKGQIRLPIQTGSNIVEVDFIVVDAYSPYTAIVTRPWLHALGAVSSTLYQKVKYPSEGQVKEVMGDQVMARQCIVSAISRRLSTEPSTSAENGL